The following are encoded together in the Salvia hispanica cultivar TCC Black 2014 chromosome 6, UniMelb_Shisp_WGS_1.0, whole genome shotgun sequence genome:
- the LOC125191974 gene encoding probable E3 ubiquitin-protein ligase RHY1A isoform X2, whose amino-acid sequence MTSASELFYQRRSRIGRHSDSFGVGSDLGSPPPPLWINRRRRNNNPAGGNHSRRDRLDPDGCNPLRRSLHHPRQTSFHRSSHPPPERETVRPEDGNHLFSPGNVVHPEPQVNPQDRLSLSGNDRLPGAVLLARERLLQRLRGVTLSGSRRSNRNSSSSQHSDYAMGDDFRLVDAGDWETEISREWLAAAAPLPSSVVQHLNKRPPGLTQEALSCLPVEVFCVAEESDEQHVSRASRECSICLESFLVGDQLICLPCGHSKCRSTNWEAAGCLGDIQPGTGPTWCVVFHV is encoded by the exons ATGACGAGCGCTTCGGAGCTTTTCTACCAGCGGAGGTCGCGAATTGGGCGTCATTCCGATTCATTTGGCGTTGGGTCGGATTTGGGCTCTCCACCGCCGCCTCTCTGGATcaatcgccgccgccgcaacAACAACCCTGCAGGAGGAAATCACAGTCGCCGAGATCGTCTCGATCCCGACGGCTGCAATCCGTTGCGCCGCTCTCTTCATCACCCGCGCCAGACCTCGTTCCATCGCTCTTCTCATCCACCTCCG GAACGTGAAACGGTTCGACCTGAAGATGGCAACCACCTGTTTTCTCCAGGCAATGTTGTCCATCCTGAACCTCAAGTTAATCCACAAGATAGGCTGTCTTTAAGTGGGAATGACAGGCTTCCTGGAGCCGTGCTGCTTGCTAGAGAAAGACTTCTGCAACGACTGAGAGGTGTTACACTCTCTGGTAGCAG GCGGAGTAACAGGAACTCATCTAGTAGCCAACATAGTGACTATGCAATGGGGGATGACTTCAGGCTCGTGGATGCTGGGGATTGGGAAACAGAAATATCTAGGGAGTGGCTCGCAGCAGCGGCTCCCTTACCCAGTTCAGTTGTCCAGCATCTGAACAAGAGGCCTCCAGGACTTACTCAAGAGGCACTAAGCTGTTTGCCGGTCGAGGTATTCTGTGTCGCAGAGGAAAGTGACGAGCAGCACGTGTCTAGGGCATCGAGAGAGTGTAGCATATGCCTGGAGAGTTTCTTGGTGGGAGATCAGCTGATATGTCTACCGTGCGGGCACAG TAAATGCAGGTCGACGAATTGGGAAGCAGCAGGTTGTTTGGGGGATATTCAACCCGGGACAGGACCCACCTGGTGTGTCGTGTTTCATGTTTGA
- the LOC125191974 gene encoding probable E3 ubiquitin-protein ligase RHY1A isoform X3 — MTSASELFYQRRSRIGRHSDSFGVGSDLGSPPPPLWINRRRRNNNPAGGNHSRRDRLDPDGCNPLRRSLHHPRQTSFHRSSHPPPERETVRPEDGNHLFSPGNVVHPEPQVNPQDRLSLSGNDRLPGAVLLARERLLQRLRGVTLSGSRRSNRNSSSSQHSDYAMGDDFRLVDAGDWETEISREWLAAAAPLPSSVVQHLNKRPPGLTQEALSCLPVEVFCVAEESDEQHVSRASRECSICLESFLVGDQLICLPCGHRSTNWEAAGCLGDIQPGTGPTWCVVFHV; from the exons ATGACGAGCGCTTCGGAGCTTTTCTACCAGCGGAGGTCGCGAATTGGGCGTCATTCCGATTCATTTGGCGTTGGGTCGGATTTGGGCTCTCCACCGCCGCCTCTCTGGATcaatcgccgccgccgcaacAACAACCCTGCAGGAGGAAATCACAGTCGCCGAGATCGTCTCGATCCCGACGGCTGCAATCCGTTGCGCCGCTCTCTTCATCACCCGCGCCAGACCTCGTTCCATCGCTCTTCTCATCCACCTCCG GAACGTGAAACGGTTCGACCTGAAGATGGCAACCACCTGTTTTCTCCAGGCAATGTTGTCCATCCTGAACCTCAAGTTAATCCACAAGATAGGCTGTCTTTAAGTGGGAATGACAGGCTTCCTGGAGCCGTGCTGCTTGCTAGAGAAAGACTTCTGCAACGACTGAGAGGTGTTACACTCTCTGGTAGCAG GCGGAGTAACAGGAACTCATCTAGTAGCCAACATAGTGACTATGCAATGGGGGATGACTTCAGGCTCGTGGATGCTGGGGATTGGGAAACAGAAATATCTAGGGAGTGGCTCGCAGCAGCGGCTCCCTTACCCAGTTCAGTTGTCCAGCATCTGAACAAGAGGCCTCCAGGACTTACTCAAGAGGCACTAAGCTGTTTGCCGGTCGAGGTATTCTGTGTCGCAGAGGAAAGTGACGAGCAGCACGTGTCTAGGGCATCGAGAGAGTGTAGCATATGCCTGGAGAGTTTCTTGGTGGGAGATCAGCTGATATGTCTACCGTGCGGGCACAG GTCGACGAATTGGGAAGCAGCAGGTTGTTTGGGGGATATTCAACCCGGGACAGGACCCACCTGGTGTGTCGTGTTTCATGTTTGA
- the LOC125191974 gene encoding probable E3 ubiquitin-protein ligase RHY1A isoform X4, which produces MTSASELFYQRRSRIGRHSDSFGVGSDLGSPPPPLWINRRRRNNNPAGGNHSRRDRLDPDGCNPLRRSLHHPRQTSFHRSSHPPPERETVRPEDGNHLFSPGNVVHPEPQVNPQDRLSLSGNDRLPGAVLLARERLLQRLRGVTLSGSRRSNRNSSSSQHSDYAMGDDFRLVDAGDWETEISREWLAAAAPLPSSVVQHLNKRPPGLTQEALSCLPVEVFCVAEESDEQHVSRASRECSICLESFLVGDQLICLPCGHSK; this is translated from the exons ATGACGAGCGCTTCGGAGCTTTTCTACCAGCGGAGGTCGCGAATTGGGCGTCATTCCGATTCATTTGGCGTTGGGTCGGATTTGGGCTCTCCACCGCCGCCTCTCTGGATcaatcgccgccgccgcaacAACAACCCTGCAGGAGGAAATCACAGTCGCCGAGATCGTCTCGATCCCGACGGCTGCAATCCGTTGCGCCGCTCTCTTCATCACCCGCGCCAGACCTCGTTCCATCGCTCTTCTCATCCACCTCCG GAACGTGAAACGGTTCGACCTGAAGATGGCAACCACCTGTTTTCTCCAGGCAATGTTGTCCATCCTGAACCTCAAGTTAATCCACAAGATAGGCTGTCTTTAAGTGGGAATGACAGGCTTCCTGGAGCCGTGCTGCTTGCTAGAGAAAGACTTCTGCAACGACTGAGAGGTGTTACACTCTCTGGTAGCAG GCGGAGTAACAGGAACTCATCTAGTAGCCAACATAGTGACTATGCAATGGGGGATGACTTCAGGCTCGTGGATGCTGGGGATTGGGAAACAGAAATATCTAGGGAGTGGCTCGCAGCAGCGGCTCCCTTACCCAGTTCAGTTGTCCAGCATCTGAACAAGAGGCCTCCAGGACTTACTCAAGAGGCACTAAGCTGTTTGCCGGTCGAGGTATTCTGTGTCGCAGAGGAAAGTGACGAGCAGCACGTGTCTAGGGCATCGAGAGAGTGTAGCATATGCCTGGAGAGTTTCTTGGTGGGAGATCAGCTGATATGTCTACCGTGCGGGCACAG CAAGTAA
- the LOC125191974 gene encoding probable E3 ubiquitin-protein ligase RHY1A isoform X1, producing MTSASELFYQRRSRIGRHSDSFGVGSDLGSPPPPLWINRRRRNNNPAGGNHSRRDRLDPDGCNPLRRSLHHPRQTSFHRSSHPPPERETVRPEDGNHLFSPGNVVHPEPQVNPQDRLSLSGNDRLPGAVLLARERLLQRLRGVTLSGSRRSNRNSSSSQHSDYAMGDDFRLVDAGDWETEISREWLAAAAPLPSSVVQHLNKRPPGLTQEALSCLPVEVFCVAEESDEQHVSRASRECSICLESFLVGDQLICLPCGHRYHFCCLDPWVRTCADCPYCRRSIDVTSGRVKKDPEC from the exons ATGACGAGCGCTTCGGAGCTTTTCTACCAGCGGAGGTCGCGAATTGGGCGTCATTCCGATTCATTTGGCGTTGGGTCGGATTTGGGCTCTCCACCGCCGCCTCTCTGGATcaatcgccgccgccgcaacAACAACCCTGCAGGAGGAAATCACAGTCGCCGAGATCGTCTCGATCCCGACGGCTGCAATCCGTTGCGCCGCTCTCTTCATCACCCGCGCCAGACCTCGTTCCATCGCTCTTCTCATCCACCTCCG GAACGTGAAACGGTTCGACCTGAAGATGGCAACCACCTGTTTTCTCCAGGCAATGTTGTCCATCCTGAACCTCAAGTTAATCCACAAGATAGGCTGTCTTTAAGTGGGAATGACAGGCTTCCTGGAGCCGTGCTGCTTGCTAGAGAAAGACTTCTGCAACGACTGAGAGGTGTTACACTCTCTGGTAGCAG GCGGAGTAACAGGAACTCATCTAGTAGCCAACATAGTGACTATGCAATGGGGGATGACTTCAGGCTCGTGGATGCTGGGGATTGGGAAACAGAAATATCTAGGGAGTGGCTCGCAGCAGCGGCTCCCTTACCCAGTTCAGTTGTCCAGCATCTGAACAAGAGGCCTCCAGGACTTACTCAAGAGGCACTAAGCTGTTTGCCGGTCGAGGTATTCTGTGTCGCAGAGGAAAGTGACGAGCAGCACGTGTCTAGGGCATCGAGAGAGTGTAGCATATGCCTGGAGAGTTTCTTGGTGGGAGATCAGCTGATATGTCTACCGTGCGGGCACAGGTATCATTTTTGTTGCTTGGACCCGTGGGTTCGGACTTGTGCAGACTGCCCATATTGCCGTAGGAGTATTGATGTAACTTCTGGCAGAGTTAAAAAGGATCCAGAATGTTGA